The following coding sequences are from one Xiphophorus couchianus chromosome 22, X_couchianus-1.0, whole genome shotgun sequence window:
- the LOC114138233 gene encoding zinc finger protein 883, whose product MAESETECDTPGLDTLGSECVIAHSHVDLHYGAETEIMTEEKRGLELEIHGSDLKIQGLGGELGTVTCVDAIVAETDHDYIKVEHADMHCFTAAEIKTETGETLLGEVLLKTEGEHVVKMESDHGGELTVESENGVIIHEAHGLQCNECGEIFGSIADLHQHFEIHKDLNPYICIHCGESFAVEASLKQHMKIHMKEKPYVPPGVDLIGKDVIDAYSLKSHQMIHLPDKPHRCTECGKSFAAAITLREHMKMHSEDKPYKCTQCRKSFVRRRHLKKHQEVHAREKPYTCGQCGKGFATTSNLKQHQKTHTAVVLGDKPHRCAQCGKCFAAAATLREHQRIHSSEKPYKCNMCRKSFVRKRHLKKHQQVHAGGKPYTCRHCNKGFNHSSSLSRHNKTHLQNPVFSPPQPGKPITFVSPPKQRVLQEGEKPYMCHHCDKGFNHSSSLSRHQRVHSDGKTYTCGHCGKKFNHSSSLARHQRVHLEKQQAHASPLQTQQQLQPQPQSPQPSTPQPQQYTAIPVGKAFSNNAFPKQLILSVEKPYRCSHCGKGFNHSSSLSRHHRIHVDHRPGPHP is encoded by the coding sequence ATGGCCGAGTCAGAGACTGAATGTGACACGCCAGGGCTTGACACACTTGGGTCGGAGTGTGTCATAGCCCATAGCCATGTCGACCTTCACTATGGAGCCGAAACGGAGATCATGACGGAGGAAAAGCGTGGATTGGAGTTGGAGATCCACGGCTCAGACTTAAAGATCCAAGGACTCGGGGGAGAACTTGGGACTGTCACATGTGTGGATGCGATCGTTGCTGAGACAGACCATGACTATATCAAGGTGGAGCATGCTGACATGCACTgtttcacagcagcagaaatcaaGACAGAAACGGGCGAGACTTTACTGGGAGAGGTGCTGCTCAAGACAGAAGGTGAGCATGTGGTGAAAATGGAGTCTGATCATGGCGGCGAGTTGACAGTGGAATCTGAGAATGGCGTAATCATACATGAAGCTCATGGCCTACAGTGCAACGAATGCGGGGAGATCTTTGGCAGCATAGCTGATCTTCACCAACACTTTGAGATCCACAAGGACCTCAACCCGTATATCTGTATCCACTGCGGGGAGAGTTTTGCTGTAGAAGCCAGTCTCAAGCAGCACATGAAAATTCACATGAAAGAAAAGCCGTACGTTCCCCCGGGAGTCGACCTGATCGGTAAAGATGTTATTGATGCCTACAGCCTTAAGTCTCATCAGATGATTCATTTGCCAGACAAGCCCCACAGATGCACAGAATGTGGCAAGAGCTTTGCAGCTGCCATAACGCTGAGGGAACACATGAAGATGCATTCTGAAGACAAACCGTACAAGTGCACACAGTGCAGGAAGAGCTTCGTCCGTAGGAGGCATTTAAAGAAGCACCAGGAGGTCCATGCGCGCGAAAAGCCATACACCTGTGGCCAGTGTGGCAAAGGCTTCGCTACGACTTCCAACCTGAAGCAGCATCAAAAGACCCACACAGCAGTCGTGCTTGGAGACAAACCCCATCGGTGCGCACAGTGTGGAAAGTGTTTTGCGGCCGCTGCAACTCTGAGAGAGCACCAGAGGATTCACTCAAGTGAAAAGCCGTACAAATGCAACATGTGCAGGAAGAGTTTTGTCCGCAAGCGTCACCTGAAGAAGCATCAGCAAGTCCACGCTGGGGGGAAGCCCTACACCTGCAGACATTGCAACAAGGGCTTCAACCATTCCTCATCCCTGTCTCGCCATAATAAGACCCACCTGCAGAACCCGGTGTTTTCTCCACCTCAGCCAGGGAAACCCATCACTTTCGTCTCGCCTCCAAAGCAAAGAGTACTCCAGGAAGGAGAGAAACCGTACATGTGCCACCACTGTGACAAGGGCTTCAATCATTCCTCCTCTCTGTCACGGCACCAAAGAGTCCACTCGGATGGAAAAACATACACCTGCGGTCACTGTGGCAAAAAGTTTAATCACTCCTCCTCTCTTGCGAGGCATCAGAGAGTTCATTTGGAGAAGCAGCAGGCGCACGCGTCGCCGCTGCAGACACAGCAGCAGTTACAGCCACAACCACAATCACCACAGCCATCAACACCACAACCGCAGCAGTACACCGCCATCCCTGTTGGTAAGGCTTTCTCCAACAATGCCTTCCCAAAACAGCTCATCCTGTCTGTCGAGAAACCATACAGGTGCTCTCACTGCGGAAAAGGCTTTAACcattcttcctctctctccagACATCATAGGATCCATGTAGATCACAGACCAGGGCCTCACCCTTAG
- the ftr14l gene encoding tripartite motif-containing protein 16 — translation MSHSDSLDLDRYTNLDKSRRSTSRNQTRQRTKDGEVLCDFCTTRKQKAEKSCLVCLASYCGEHVQSHYDYPTLMKHKLVKATGQMREKVCAQHDKLLEAFCRADQTSVCVLCMMDEHKHHDIVPAGTERTEKQKQLGTTLHKSQQRIDQRIKKWQDLRQAVESVKHSAQTVLEENERIFTELLNSIERKYNEVKEMVLSHERTTVTQGELLLDRLEEEITLLKKRHNNLEKLSRTDDHIHFLQSWQSLSGPSGYEDLNNISVVPNYSFDPAKRAIAALKLQVEEVSKTEMMKISGAVKEVYITQDAEEVELKPRRESIVSIDGRIVEEPRTREDFLKYSHQLTLDINTVHRNLHLSEGNRTATMKSDPKHYPDHPDRFDHWQQVLCRESVYGSRFYWEVDWRGTEIDMAVTYKGIRRKGNSNDCSLGWNEKSWSLYCSESKFTFVHNNRSKDLSAPVSSRIGVYLDHGKGILAYYSVSDGMRLLHKIQTSFVEPLYPAFSVWGFGSSIRL, via the exons atgtctcaCTCAGACAGCCTGGACTTGGACAGATATACCAATTTGGACAAATCTCGCCGGTCAACCAGTCGAAACCAGACCAGGCAGAGGACCAAGGATGGGGAGGTCCTCTGTGACTTCTGCACTACGAGGAAGCAAAAAGCCGAGAAGTCCTGTCTGGTTTGCCTGGCATCGTATTGTGGGGAACATGTGCAGTCACACTATGACTACCCCACCCTGATGAAGCACAAACTGGTCAAAGCCACAGGTCAGATGAGAGAGAAGGTCTGTGCCCAGCACGACAAGCTGCTGGAGGCCTTTTGTCGCGCTGATCAGACATCAGTCTGTGTCTTGTGCATGATGGATGAACACAAACACCATGACATCGTCCCAGCTGGAACTGAGCGGACTGAGAAACAA AAACAACTTGGTACCACTCTGCACAAGTCTCAACAGAGGATTGatcaaagaattaaaaaatggCAGGATCTAAGACAAGCAGTTGAATCAGTGAAA CACTCTGCTCAAACAGTTCTTGAGGAAAATGAACGGATCTTCACTGAGCTTCTGAATTCTATAGAGAGGAAGTACAATGAAGTCAAAGAGATGGTCCTCTCCCATGAAAGAACCACAGTGACCCAGGGGGAGCTACTCCTGGACCGCTTGGAGGAGGAGATAACTCTGCTGAAGAAGAGACACAACAACCTGGAGAAGCTCTCCCGCACCGATGATCACATTCATTTTCTGCAG AGCTGGCAGTCTCTATCGGGCCCCTCCGGGTATGAAGACCTAAACAACATCAGTGTTGTTCCCAATTATTCCTTCGATCCTGCCAAGAGAGCCATTGCGGCATTGAAATTGCAAGTGGAAGAAGTCAGCAAGACAGAAATGATGAAAATCTCTGGAGCAG TGAAGGAAGTGTATATCACCCAAGACGCAGAGGAAGTTGAATTAAAGCCAAGAAGAGAATCAATTGTGAGCATTGATGGAAGGATTGTAGAAGAGCCAAGGACAAGAGAAGATTTCTTGAAAT ATTCTCACCAGTTGACTCTGGATATCAACACAGTCCACCGAAACCTTCACCTCTCAGAAGGAAACAGAACAGCAACAATGAAGAGTGACCCTAAACACTACCCTGATCACCCAGATCGATTTGACCACTGGCAACAG GTGCTGTGCAGAGAAAGTGTGTATGGATCTCGTTTTTACTGGGAAGTGGACTGGCGAGGAACAGAGATAGACATGGCTGTTACCTACAAGGGAATCCGGAGAAAAGGAAACAGCAATGACTGCAGCCTTGGCTGGAATGAAAAGTCGTGGAGTTTGTACTGCTCTGAGTCCAAGTTCACCTTTGtgcacaacaacagaagcaaaGACCTCTCTGCCCCTGTGTCATCCCGCATCGGCGTCTACTTGGACCACGGGAAGGGAATACTTGCATATTACAGTGTTTCTGATGGCATGCGCCTTCTGCACAAAATTCAGACTTCATTTGTGGAGCCTCTGTACCCTGCTTTTAGCGTGTGGGGCTTTGGCTCCTCTATAAGGCTGTAG